A genomic window from Chitinophaga pollutisoli includes:
- the gmk gene encoding guanylate kinase: MASNKIIIITAPSGAGKTTIVRKLLAEMPQLAFSISAATRSPRETETHGKDYYFMSPETFQEHIEKNDFAEYEMVYAGKYYGTLKSELQRIWTNGQTPMVDIDVKGALSIKEKYHASAMTIFIQPPSLDALRVRLSERGTESQASLEERLGKARYELSFAKEFDYIVVNEVLETAYAEVRKLVENFLAR, from the coding sequence ATGGCATCCAACAAAATCATCATTATCACCGCACCGTCCGGAGCGGGTAAAACCACCATCGTTCGCAAGCTGCTGGCTGAAATGCCCCAGCTCGCCTTCTCCATTTCCGCCGCCACCCGATCGCCCCGCGAAACGGAAACGCACGGGAAGGATTACTATTTCATGTCGCCCGAAACCTTCCAGGAGCATATCGAAAAGAACGATTTCGCGGAGTATGAAATGGTATACGCCGGTAAATATTACGGCACCCTCAAGAGCGAACTGCAACGCATCTGGACGAACGGGCAAACGCCGATGGTGGACATCGACGTGAAAGGCGCGCTGAGCATCAAAGAGAAATACCACGCCTCTGCCATGACCATCTTCATCCAACCGCCGTCGCTCGACGCACTGCGGGTACGCCTGAGCGAACGGGGCACCGAATCGCAGGCGAGCCTGGAGGAAAGGTTGGGGAAAGCGCGGTACGAGCTGTCTTTTGCCAAAGAATTTGACTATATTGTTGTAAATGAAGTATTGGAAACGGCCTATGCGGAAGTGAGGAAACTGGTGGAGAACTTTTTGGCCCGTTAA
- a CDS encoding hemolysin family protein translates to MDIYTIVLLVLVILLAGFFAGMETAFANVNRLSIELKKKQGRVAGKILAGFSEHPAKILATSLIGLTISIVIYSMLVAGWLDQLWLAIWKSEEQVAKFVALTLFIEICAATLLVLFFGFFIPRSIFRSRPEALLSFFAWPISFLSKPFYVIGAMLESISEWILKYLFNVRIIENKSSFSRVDVEFFTRQSQQHMGESQELNTELFENALSLVHVKIRGCLIPRKEIEALEITASIEDCRKKFIETKLSKVIIYEQNIDNILGYVHQLDMFKNPKDISTVIHPILAVPETMSAIDLLGKFNKERRSIAWVVDEFGGTAGIVTIEDVLEEIFGDIKDEHDVEEFVEQQIAEKEYIFSGRLELDYLNERYGFDFPEDESETLSGYIISHYETIPRLKERIIIDNYEFDVLNVTDTRIEMVKMKILD, encoded by the coding sequence ATGGATATTTACACGATCGTTTTACTGGTTTTAGTGATACTGCTGGCGGGATTCTTCGCCGGGATGGAAACGGCGTTCGCGAATGTGAACCGGCTGAGCATCGAACTGAAGAAAAAGCAAGGGCGCGTGGCCGGGAAGATCCTGGCCGGGTTCAGTGAACATCCCGCCAAGATCCTGGCTACAAGCCTAATCGGTTTAACGATCAGCATCGTGATATACAGCATGCTGGTAGCGGGCTGGCTCGATCAGCTGTGGCTGGCGATCTGGAAATCGGAAGAGCAGGTGGCGAAGTTTGTGGCGCTGACGTTGTTCATCGAGATCTGCGCTGCTACTTTACTGGTGTTGTTCTTCGGGTTTTTCATCCCGCGGAGCATTTTCCGCAGCCGTCCGGAGGCTTTGCTGAGTTTTTTCGCCTGGCCCATTTCTTTCCTGTCGAAACCTTTTTACGTGATCGGCGCCATGCTGGAGTCGATTTCGGAGTGGATACTGAAGTACCTGTTCAACGTGCGCATCATCGAGAACAAGAGCTCGTTTTCGCGGGTGGACGTGGAATTTTTCACGCGGCAAAGCCAGCAGCACATGGGCGAGAGCCAGGAGCTGAACACGGAATTGTTCGAAAACGCCCTGAGCCTGGTGCATGTGAAGATCCGGGGCTGCCTGATCCCGCGGAAAGAGATCGAAGCGTTGGAGATTACGGCTTCGATTGAAGACTGCCGGAAGAAATTTATCGAAACGAAGCTGTCTAAAGTCATCATCTACGAGCAAAATATTGACAATATTCTCGGATACGTGCACCAGCTGGACATGTTCAAGAACCCGAAAGACATCAGTACGGTAATCCATCCGATCCTGGCGGTGCCGGAAACGATGAGCGCGATCGACCTGTTGGGGAAATTCAACAAAGAGCGGAGAAGTATCGCCTGGGTGGTGGACGAGTTCGGCGGAACGGCCGGTATTGTTACGATCGAGGACGTGCTGGAGGAAATTTTCGGGGATATCAAAGACGAGCATGACGTGGAGGAGTTCGTGGAGCAGCAGATTGCGGAGAAGGAATATATTTTCTCCGGCCGCCTGGAGCTGGATTACCTGAACGAGCGTTATGGATTTGATTTCCCGGAAGACGAGAGCGAGACGCTGTCGGGTTATATTATTTCGCATTATGAGACGATCCCGCGGTTGAAGGAGCGGATTATCATTGACAATTACGAGTTCGACGTACTGAACGTAACCGATACGCGGATCGAGATGGTGAAAATGAAGATCCTGGATTAA
- the tatC gene encoding twin-arginine translocase subunit TatC — translation MLKKLFSQNEDKAEMSFFDHLEELRWHLVRSAAAIVIVSILGFVFTDWILTKVIFGPTQAGFPTYRLLCSVSHALDLGDKLCIMPPEIVFQNTKMAGQIMLQFKLAMIIGIIGAFPYICWELWRFIRPALKDNEAKGSKGVIFWVSLQFLMGIAFSYFLIAPFMINFLASYTVSDVIKNDFFIDDYFGLMSQIILGMGALFEMPILVYFLTKLGILTPTFMRNYRRHAIVVILILAAIITPPDVLDQLLVFVPLYLLYEVSILISARTYAKKEKEEVEEWS, via the coding sequence ATGCTAAAGAAGTTATTTTCACAGAACGAGGACAAGGCAGAGATGTCGTTTTTCGACCACCTGGAAGAACTCCGGTGGCACCTGGTCCGCTCCGCCGCAGCGATTGTTATCGTGAGCATCCTTGGCTTCGTATTTACCGACTGGATCCTTACAAAAGTGATATTCGGCCCCACGCAGGCCGGGTTCCCCACCTACCGCTTGCTTTGCTCCGTCAGCCATGCACTGGACCTGGGCGACAAATTGTGCATCATGCCGCCGGAAATCGTTTTCCAGAACACGAAAATGGCCGGCCAGATCATGCTCCAATTCAAGCTGGCGATGATCATCGGTATTATCGGCGCATTCCCTTACATATGCTGGGAGTTGTGGCGCTTTATCCGTCCGGCCCTGAAGGATAATGAAGCCAAAGGTTCGAAAGGGGTTATCTTCTGGGTGAGCCTGCAGTTCCTCATGGGTATCGCCTTCAGCTATTTCCTCATCGCTCCGTTCATGATCAACTTCCTCGCCAGCTACACCGTGTCTGACGTGATCAAGAACGACTTCTTCATCGACGATTATTTCGGGCTGATGTCGCAGATCATCCTCGGGATGGGCGCGTTGTTCGAAATGCCGATACTTGTGTACTTCCTCACCAAGCTGGGCATCCTCACGCCTACCTTCATGCGGAACTACCGCCGCCACGCCATCGTGGTGATCCTCATCCTGGCGGCCATCATCACCCCGCCCGACGTACTGGACCAATTACTCGTTTTCGTACCTTTATACCTGCTGTATGAAGTGAGCATCCTCATCTCGGCCAGAACATACGCGAAGAAAGAGAAGGAAGAAGTGGAAGAGTGGTCGTAA
- a CDS encoding SDR family oxidoreductase, producing MNLSLTGKNAVICGGSQGLGLASAREIALLGANCILIARSEAPLKAAAASLDTSQGQQHSWHTADFNQPDKLQSVISAITDQHIVHILVNNTGGPSGGPILAAEGGAFLQAFQMHLVCNQLLAQAVVPGMKADGYGRIIQIISTSVKTPLRNLGVSNTIRAAVANWAKTLAGELAPFGITVNNVLPGSMSTDRLRSLFRANAESRGVPENTVSEEWLAEIPMQRFGDPSEFGAAVAFLASPAASYITGINLPVDGGKTPSL from the coding sequence ATGAACTTGTCGTTGACCGGTAAGAACGCCGTTATATGCGGAGGCTCCCAGGGCCTGGGGCTCGCTTCCGCCAGGGAAATCGCCCTCCTGGGCGCCAATTGCATCCTCATCGCCAGGAGCGAAGCGCCCCTAAAGGCCGCCGCCGCGTCCCTCGACACCTCGCAGGGGCAGCAACATAGCTGGCATACCGCGGATTTCAACCAGCCCGACAAATTACAGTCCGTCATCAGCGCCATCACCGACCAGCACATCGTACACATCCTGGTCAATAATACCGGCGGCCCCTCGGGCGGACCGATCCTCGCCGCCGAAGGCGGAGCCTTCCTCCAGGCGTTCCAGATGCACCTCGTCTGCAACCAGCTCCTGGCGCAGGCCGTTGTTCCCGGCATGAAAGCCGACGGGTACGGCCGCATCATCCAGATCATTTCCACCTCCGTCAAAACACCGCTCCGCAATCTCGGGGTATCCAATACCATCCGCGCCGCCGTCGCCAACTGGGCCAAGACCCTCGCCGGCGAGCTCGCACCCTTTGGCATCACCGTCAACAACGTACTGCCCGGCTCCATGTCTACCGACCGCCTCCGCAGCCTCTTCCGCGCCAATGCGGAAAGCCGTGGCGTTCCGGAAAACACCGTGTCCGAAGAATGGCTTGCCGAAATCCCCATGCAGCGTTTCGGCGACCCTTCCGAATTCGGCGCCGCAGTAGCCTTCCTGGCTTCCCCCGCCGCCTCGTACATCACCGGCATCAATTTGCCCGTGGATGGCGGCAAAACCCCCTCGCTTTAA
- a CDS encoding DUF4290 domain-containing protein, which yields MEYNTARNHLIMKEYGRNVQRMIEYIMTLKDREHRQQQVAAVIELMGILQPHLRNVEDFRHKLWDHLFLVSDFKLDVDSPYPIPTKETLRAKPDRLPYPKKHPRHRHFGKNLERVIDKALETENPEMREGFVQVIGNYMKLAYGNWHKENVHDEAIRSELSGITQGKLQYYPTSGNANPAPVISLEPQFRAPGNTTAPTASAKRKQFQQNKYKQNNNNNKNKHNKYKNRNK from the coding sequence ATGGAATATAACACCGCACGCAACCACCTCATCATGAAGGAGTACGGCCGGAACGTACAGCGGATGATCGAATACATCATGACGTTGAAAGACCGCGAGCACCGCCAACAGCAGGTTGCCGCCGTGATAGAGCTGATGGGCATCCTGCAGCCGCACCTCCGTAACGTGGAGGATTTCCGGCATAAGCTGTGGGATCACCTTTTCCTGGTGTCCGACTTCAAGCTGGATGTGGATTCCCCATACCCCATTCCCACGAAGGAAACCCTGCGCGCCAAACCGGACCGCCTGCCTTATCCTAAAAAGCATCCCCGCCACCGCCACTTCGGGAAAAACCTCGAAAGGGTGATCGATAAAGCCCTTGAAACCGAAAACCCCGAAATGAGGGAAGGTTTCGTACAGGTTATCGGTAACTACATGAAGCTTGCCTACGGCAACTGGCACAAGGAAAACGTCCACGACGAGGCGATCCGCTCCGAGCTTTCGGGCATCACCCAGGGCAAACTGCAGTACTATCCCACTTCCGGCAACGCCAACCCGGCGCCCGTGATCAGCCTGGAACCCCAGTTCCGCGCGCCCGGCAACACAACGGCCCCGACGGCCAGCGCCAAGCGCAAACAGTTCCAGCAGAACAAGTACAAGCAGAACAATAACAACAACAAGAACAAACACAACAAATACAAAAACAGGAACAAGTGA
- a CDS encoding tryptophan 2,3-dioxygenase family protein, whose translation MQQTNVQYGPYLQLDAILNAQHPESDKHGMPAHDEMLFIVIHQAYELWFKQLLFEVESVADIMSKPAVNDNSPELQTVVHRLNRSVTILKLLVQQIDIMETMTPMDFLDFRDMLRPASGFQSWQFKTLEARLGLQYENRFGQEYYISQLTPDKIEIIRRAEREPSVLKLLNDWLERMPFFEEPDNWSDYQPSTNAATDGGSLWFNDYRNIYMSGLADAEQANRAYFDKVFGEGEGAGHLSPRASRAALFIMLYRGYPLLQLPFQLLNSLLEIDEQLSTWRYRHMSMVQRVIGTRIGTGGSTGRDYLKGALDKHYIFADIARLTSFLIERRKLPALSQAMGRRLGFR comes from the coding sequence ATGCAACAAACCAATGTGCAGTACGGCCCGTACCTGCAGCTCGACGCTATATTGAACGCACAGCATCCCGAATCCGACAAGCACGGGATGCCCGCCCACGACGAAATGCTCTTCATCGTCATCCACCAGGCTTACGAGCTCTGGTTCAAACAACTGCTTTTCGAAGTGGAATCCGTAGCCGATATCATGAGCAAACCCGCCGTGAACGATAATTCCCCCGAATTGCAGACGGTCGTGCACCGCCTGAACCGCAGCGTCACCATTCTCAAATTGCTGGTGCAGCAGATCGATATCATGGAAACGATGACGCCGATGGACTTCCTCGACTTCCGCGACATGCTGCGCCCCGCGTCCGGCTTCCAGAGCTGGCAGTTCAAAACCCTCGAAGCCAGGCTGGGCCTGCAATACGAAAACCGTTTCGGACAGGAATACTACATCTCCCAGCTCACGCCCGACAAAATCGAGATTATCCGTCGCGCGGAAAGGGAGCCCTCCGTGTTGAAGCTCCTCAACGACTGGCTGGAGCGCATGCCCTTCTTCGAAGAGCCGGACAACTGGTCTGACTACCAGCCTTCCACCAATGCCGCCACGGATGGAGGATCGCTCTGGTTCAACGATTACCGGAATATTTACATGTCCGGCCTGGCAGACGCCGAGCAGGCGAACCGCGCTTATTTCGACAAGGTATTCGGCGAAGGCGAAGGCGCAGGGCATTTATCACCGAGGGCGAGCCGTGCGGCGTTGTTCATTATGTTGTACCGCGGCTATCCCTTGCTGCAGCTGCCATTCCAGTTACTGAACAGCCTGCTGGAGATCGACGAGCAGCTGAGCACCTGGCGTTACCGGCACATGAGCATGGTGCAGCGGGTGATCGGCACGCGCATCGGAACGGGCGGCAGCACGGGCAGGGATTACCTGAAAGGCGCGCTGGACAAGCATTACATCTTCGCCGACATTGCGCGGTTAACGAGTTTCCTGATTGAAAGAAGGAAGCTGCCGGCACTGAGCCAGGCGATGGGGAGGAGACTGGGGTTCCGTTGA
- a CDS encoding MGMT family protein, which translates to MKKSPTKKETASSKPAARKTEPDFIDRVFDITRQIPRGRVTSYGAIAERAGIRLTARMVGWAMHQAGKAHPPVPAHRVVNSKGLLTGAIHFATPTLMQELLEQEGIEIRNNQVVGFTDKFWNPPLTKKNTALPKKKK; encoded by the coding sequence ATGAAAAAGTCCCCGACGAAAAAAGAAACCGCCTCCTCGAAGCCCGCCGCCAGAAAGACGGAGCCTGACTTCATTGACCGGGTTTTCGATATCACCCGCCAGATTCCCCGCGGGCGGGTGACGAGCTATGGCGCCATCGCCGAAAGGGCCGGCATCCGGCTTACCGCCCGCATGGTGGGCTGGGCCATGCACCAGGCCGGGAAAGCGCATCCCCCCGTTCCCGCGCACCGGGTGGTGAACAGCAAAGGCCTCCTGACCGGCGCCATCCACTTCGCCACCCCCACCTTAATGCAGGAATTATTGGAACAGGAAGGCATAGAAATACGCAATAACCAGGTGGTCGGCTTTACGGATAAGTTCTGGAACCCGCCGTTGACCAAAAAGAACACAGCGTTGCCCAAAAAGAAAAAATAG
- a CDS encoding 4a-hydroxytetrahydrobiopterin dehydratase codes for MWQETERHLYRAFTFPDFREAFAFMTKVALAAEKMDHHPTWTNTWNKVEIWLSTHSAGNKVTEKDRALARIIDQFIPNS; via the coding sequence ATGTGGCAGGAAACCGAGCGGCACCTGTACCGCGCCTTCACCTTCCCCGACTTTCGCGAAGCTTTCGCCTTTATGACCAAAGTGGCGCTGGCCGCGGAAAAAATGGATCATCACCCCACCTGGACCAACACCTGGAACAAGGTGGAAATCTGGCTGAGCACCCATAGCGCAGGCAATAAGGTTACCGAAAAAGACCGCGCCCTCGCCCGTATTATCGATCAATTCATCCCAAATTCCTGA
- a CDS encoding DUF5522 domain-containing protein, with protein sequence MKKQLQENIDFYYNEQGYVVLTEKFHRERGFCCGNGCLHCPFDYEKVPDEKRNRLLEARRQKDGA encoded by the coding sequence ATGAAGAAGCAGCTGCAGGAAAATATTGATTTTTACTATAACGAGCAGGGATATGTGGTGTTGACCGAAAAATTCCACCGTGAAAGGGGATTTTGCTGCGGTAACGGATGCCTGCATTGCCCGTTTGATTATGAAAAAGTCCCCGACGAAAAAAGAAACCGCCTCCTCGAAGCCCGCCGCCAGAAAGACGGAGCCTGA
- the murA gene encoding UDP-N-acetylglucosamine 1-carboxyvinyltransferase: protein MINAFEVRGGNRLKGEIIPQGAKNEALQIISAVLLTPGKVTISNIPDIVDVNLLIELLADVGVKVNRVSRAVCEFQADAVNIDYLESPEFKKKSGRLRGSVMMAGPLLARFGKAYIPKPGGDKIGRRRLDTHVIGFERLGASFVYDTGDNYFRLESPKGGLKGTYMLLDEPSVTGTANIVMAAVLANGTTTIYNAACEPYLQQLCKMLNSMGAKIKGVGSNLLEIEGVSSLTGCEHAMLPDMIEIGSFIGLAAMTQSEITIKNASIKNLGIIPEKFGLLGIKMEYRGDDIHIPAQDSYEIQNFLDGSILTISDHPWPGFTPDLLSIVLVVATQARGSVLIHQKMFESRLFFVDKLIDMGAQIILCDPHRATVIGLGRHHPLRGITMSSPDIRAGVSLLIAALSAEGKSTIHNIDQIDRGYQYIDERLRNLGADIKRV, encoded by the coding sequence GTGATCAACGCGTTCGAAGTACGAGGCGGCAACCGTCTGAAAGGAGAAATTATACCGCAGGGAGCCAAAAACGAAGCATTACAGATTATCAGCGCGGTACTGTTAACACCCGGAAAAGTCACCATCAGCAATATCCCGGATATCGTGGATGTTAACCTGCTGATCGAGCTGCTGGCCGACGTGGGCGTGAAAGTGAACCGTGTATCCCGCGCCGTATGCGAGTTTCAGGCCGATGCCGTGAATATCGACTACCTGGAAAGCCCTGAATTCAAAAAGAAATCCGGCCGCCTGCGCGGCTCCGTGATGATGGCCGGCCCCCTGCTGGCGCGTTTCGGTAAAGCATATATTCCCAAACCCGGTGGCGACAAGATCGGCCGGCGCAGGCTCGATACACACGTGATCGGGTTTGAACGCCTGGGCGCTTCTTTCGTGTACGACACCGGTGACAACTACTTCCGCCTTGAGTCGCCCAAAGGCGGCCTTAAAGGCACATACATGCTGCTCGATGAGCCCAGCGTAACCGGCACCGCGAACATCGTAATGGCCGCCGTGCTGGCCAATGGCACCACCACCATTTACAACGCCGCCTGCGAGCCTTACCTGCAGCAACTCTGCAAAATGCTCAACAGCATGGGCGCGAAAATCAAGGGCGTGGGTTCCAACCTCCTCGAAATCGAAGGCGTATCGTCGCTCACCGGCTGCGAGCACGCCATGCTGCCGGATATGATCGAGATCGGCTCCTTCATCGGCCTCGCCGCCATGACGCAGAGCGAAATCACCATCAAGAACGCCAGCATCAAAAACCTTGGCATCATTCCCGAAAAATTCGGTCTGCTCGGTATCAAAATGGAATACCGCGGCGACGATATCCATATCCCGGCGCAGGACAGCTATGAGATCCAGAATTTTCTGGACGGCTCCATCCTCACCATTTCCGACCATCCCTGGCCGGGCTTTACGCCCGACCTGCTGAGCATCGTGCTCGTGGTAGCCACCCAGGCCCGCGGCAGCGTGCTCATCCACCAGAAAATGTTCGAAAGCCGCCTGTTTTTTGTGGACAAGCTCATCGATATGGGCGCGCAGATCATCCTCTGCGACCCGCACCGTGCCACGGTGATCGGCCTGGGCCGTCACCATCCGCTGCGGGGCATCACCATGAGCAGTCCGGATATCCGCGCAGGCGTTTCCCTGCTCATTGCGGCGCTCAGCGCCGAGGGCAAAAGCACCATCCATAACATCGACCAGATCGACCGCGGCTACCAGTATATCGACGAGCGCCTGCGGAATCTGGGAGCAGATATCAAGCGCGTTTAG
- a CDS encoding Lrp/AsnC ligand binding domain-containing protein: protein MSHNLNIDKLDLQIISEMMSNAEISYADLGKKLFVSGGTIHVRMKKLQELGIVKGTRLHVDLKMIGYDVIAFIGIFLEKSSLYDSVAKELRKMPEIVRLNYTTGSYSMFAEIICKDITSLRRVLHDELQKIKGIERTETFISLEESFTRTINVVE, encoded by the coding sequence ATGAGCCACAATTTGAATATTGACAAACTGGACCTGCAGATCATCAGCGAGATGATGTCTAACGCTGAAATCTCCTATGCTGACCTGGGGAAGAAGCTGTTCGTATCAGGCGGTACGATCCACGTTCGGATGAAGAAATTGCAAGAACTGGGTATAGTTAAAGGTACGAGATTACATGTAGATTTAAAAATGATCGGCTATGACGTGATCGCGTTTATCGGCATTTTCCTCGAGAAAAGCTCCCTTTACGATTCAGTGGCCAAGGAATTGCGCAAAATGCCGGAAATCGTTCGCCTGAACTACACCACCGGCAGCTACAGCATGTTCGCAGAAATCATTTGTAAAGATATCACCTCCCTTCGCCGGGTGCTGCACGACGAGCTCCAGAAAATCAAAGGGATCGAACGCACCGAAACATTCATTTCGCTGGAAGAAAGCTTTACGCGCACCATCAACGTAGTTGAGTAA
- a CDS encoding IPExxxVDY family protein, translating into MSVLKLKLDQDALVEDFFEDAWLAGIISQAKDYQLIWQLNKQLGFDFRVNNSLEINLAKNRRSFFFTVYEHQELTKSAGHYFYNNHCKAEFLLPELKHVDYLWLIKGNYYQQPDVKALIEQCRKAELVQMASLLDLRDIRNRINLIF; encoded by the coding sequence ATGTCTGTACTCAAACTGAAGTTGGACCAGGACGCCCTGGTGGAAGATTTTTTCGAAGACGCCTGGCTGGCGGGGATCATTTCCCAGGCCAAAGACTACCAGCTTATCTGGCAGCTCAATAAACAGCTGGGGTTCGATTTCCGGGTAAACAACTCCCTGGAAATCAATCTTGCCAAAAACCGCCGGTCCTTCTTCTTCACTGTGTACGAACACCAGGAGCTGACAAAGTCCGCCGGACATTATTTCTACAATAATCATTGCAAGGCGGAGTTTCTGCTCCCCGAACTGAAACATGTGGATTACCTCTGGCTGATCAAAGGCAACTATTACCAGCAGCCCGACGTGAAAGCGCTGATAGAACAATGCAGGAAGGCCGAACTGGTGCAAATGGCGTCGCTGCTCGACCTGCGCGACATCCGCAACCGGATTAACCTGATATTCTGA
- the trmB gene encoding tRNA (guanosine(46)-N7)-methyltransferase TrmB, with product MGHKKLQRFAEIETFPNVLIYPKDMPGNWSRHFGNSHPLTLELACGKGDYTLGLARKYPEENFMGVDLKGNRIWKGAKTAIDEQIANVAFLRTQIEQITEYFAPGDVKDIWITFPDPFLRQSKSKKRLTHPRFLALYQQFLADGGTINLKTDSPELYAFTKMVIARVGCRLITDVPDVYALSPIPELLQIQTYYEGMHLADGRTIRFLKFALPDQPIDWKTANLATDEEAAAGKY from the coding sequence ATGGGACACAAGAAACTACAGCGATTCGCGGAAATTGAGACATTCCCCAACGTGCTCATCTATCCGAAAGACATGCCGGGGAACTGGAGCCGCCATTTCGGCAACAGCCATCCTCTTACCCTCGAACTGGCTTGCGGTAAAGGTGATTACACCCTCGGCCTCGCCCGGAAATACCCCGAAGAAAACTTCATGGGGGTCGATCTGAAAGGCAACCGCATCTGGAAAGGCGCTAAAACCGCCATCGACGAGCAAATTGCGAATGTAGCATTTTTGCGTACCCAGATCGAGCAAATTACCGAATATTTCGCGCCGGGCGACGTAAAAGATATCTGGATCACCTTCCCGGACCCCTTTCTCCGGCAGTCCAAATCCAAAAAACGCCTCACCCATCCCCGGTTCCTGGCCCTCTACCAGCAGTTCCTGGCCGATGGCGGCACCATCAACCTGAAAACCGATTCCCCGGAGCTCTACGCCTTCACCAAAATGGTGATCGCCCGGGTAGGGTGCCGGCTTATCACGGACGTACCCGATGTATACGCCCTTTCGCCCATCCCGGAGCTGCTGCAGATCCAGACGTATTATGAAGGGATGCACCTGGCCGACGGCCGTACCATCCGGTTCCTTAAATTTGCATTGCCGGACCAGCCCATCGACTGGAAAACCGCGAACCTCGCAACGGATGAAGAAGCAGCTGCAGGAAAATATTGA